The Clostridium chauvoei genome has a window encoding:
- a CDS encoding PLP-dependent aminotransferase family protein, with protein MDIITINLNSSSEVPLYEQLYNYIKNEIQSGKIVSHSKLPSKRKLAKYLQISLNTIESAYEQLMAEGYIYSKPKKGFFVSELEGVIQIKSSKDPINIVNNKEKVKYKYEFLSSRVDLESFPYNIWRKIIKEIIDIDNNELLQIGHSQGDLNLREAIAKYLYFSRGVVSHPNQIIVGAGTEYLFQILINLIGVSNIYGMEDPGYFKIKRMLNTHGIWANGIELDNYGVNIDRLNESNVNILHITPSHQFPLGVVMPINRRMQLLTWANEGEDRYIIEDDYDSEFRFGGKPIPALQSLDNNGRVIYLGTFSKSLAPSMRIGYMVLPETLLEKYKKHFSFYACTVSRIEQQTLCKFIEEGYFEKHLNKMRNIYKKKREKLVSLVKENLKDAEIIGTNAGLHLLLRVNNGMTERELVSTAKEKGIKVLGLSNSYMNREICQSKSTIFLGYASLREEELEDAIKLLKLAWY; from the coding sequence CTAAAAGAAAGTTAGCAAAATATCTTCAAATAAGCTTAAATACAATTGAAAGTGCTTATGAACAGTTAATGGCAGAAGGATATATATATTCAAAGCCTAAAAAAGGTTTTTTTGTTAGTGAATTAGAGGGAGTAATACAAATAAAAAGTTCTAAAGACCCTATTAATATAGTTAATAATAAAGAAAAAGTTAAATATAAATACGAGTTTTTATCAAGTAGAGTTGATTTAGAGAGTTTTCCTTATAATATATGGAGAAAGATAATAAAAGAAATAATAGATATAGATAATAATGAATTATTACAAATAGGTCATTCTCAAGGGGATTTAAATTTAAGAGAAGCAATAGCAAAGTATTTATACTTTTCAAGGGGGGTAGTATCTCATCCGAATCAGATTATAGTAGGAGCAGGAACAGAATATTTATTTCAAATTCTAATTAATTTAATAGGGGTAAGTAATATTTATGGAATGGAGGATCCAGGATACTTCAAGATAAAACGAATGTTAAATACTCATGGAATATGGGCTAATGGAATTGAATTAGATAATTATGGAGTTAATATAGATAGGCTAAATGAAAGCAATGTAAATATTCTTCATATAACACCATCACATCAGTTTCCATTAGGAGTAGTTATGCCAATTAACAGAAGAATGCAATTACTTACTTGGGCAAATGAAGGTGAAGATAGATATATTATAGAAGATGATTATGATAGTGAATTTAGATTTGGAGGTAAGCCTATACCAGCCTTACAAAGTTTAGATAATAATGGAAGGGTAATTTATTTAGGAACATTTTCTAAATCTTTAGCCCCATCAATGAGAATAGGATATATGGTATTACCTGAAACTCTTCTTGAAAAATATAAAAAGCACTTTAGCTTTTATGCATGTACAGTATCACGAATAGAGCAACAAACTTTATGTAAGTTCATAGAAGAAGGTTATTTTGAGAAGCATCTAAATAAAATGAGAAATATTTATAAAAAGAAAAGAGAAAAGCTAGTATCATTAGTAAAAGAAAATTTAAAAGATGCAGAAATAATAGGAACTAATGCAGGGTTACATTTACTATTAAGAGTGAACAATGGAATGACAGAAAGAGAGTTAGTTTCTACTGCAAAAGAAAAGGGAATTAAGGTTTTAGGATTATCTAACTCTTATATGAATAGAGAAATCTGTCAAAGTAAATCTACAATATTTTTAGGTTATGCAAGTTTAAGAGAGGAAGAATTAGAAGATGCTATAAAATTATTAAAATTAGCTTGGTATTAA
- a CDS encoding DUF4153 domain-containing protein, whose protein sequence is MRKNSYLVILKGEKILVFNKSEERYLKLDIDNEDGEDTFSNKWIEKNLDDYNKEIFKFSKDIFIEGSLSRVLFIDATNSNLDIKSEVREYVKFKNIFFGETISYNEKVILNSIFLECREKSYNSFAVESIKNILYKNKVIQPKKKNVIDESVDKNKIKILAILTLIIGFLTYKFFFGYLGISVGIFITYLTLIFFIINGVKNKNIMGFFLIGVSLILSFSYGIFTNIIFRIFNILLVPISLFSGFLLLNYSDIPLKLNSFISIFLERILDLPLVNSFNISKILKSATKEGDKVKNKSNIRAITTGLIISIPILIILSMILAGADNMFNYYIANIVKYINVDNIVTIVFKLLVSLVGMAFLYSRSYYICRIKLFKFR, encoded by the coding sequence ATGAGAAAAAATAGTTATTTGGTGATTTTAAAAGGAGAGAAAATATTAGTATTTAATAAATCAGAAGAAAGATATTTAAAATTAGATATAGATAATGAAGATGGGGAAGATACATTTTCAAATAAATGGATAGAAAAAAATTTAGATGATTATAATAAAGAAATCTTTAAATTTTCAAAGGATATATTTATAGAGGGAAGTTTATCTAGAGTCTTATTTATAGATGCTACAAACAGTAATTTAGATATTAAAAGTGAAGTTAGGGAATATGTAAAATTTAAAAATATATTTTTTGGAGAAACCATAAGTTATAATGAAAAAGTTATTTTAAATTCTATTTTTCTTGAGTGTAGGGAGAAAAGTTATAATTCTTTTGCCGTAGAATCTATTAAAAATATTTTATATAAAAATAAAGTTATACAACCTAAAAAGAAAAACGTAATAGATGAAAGTGTTGATAAAAATAAGATTAAAATACTTGCAATATTAACGTTAATTATAGGCTTTTTAACGTATAAGTTTTTCTTTGGATATTTAGGTATTTCAGTAGGGATATTTATAACCTATTTAACTTTAATATTTTTTATTATAAATGGTGTGAAAAATAAAAATATAATGGGATTCTTTTTAATAGGAGTAAGTCTTATATTATCCTTTAGTTATGGAATTTTTACAAATATTATATTCAGAATTTTCAATATATTATTAGTGCCTATTAGTTTGTTTTCGGGGTTTTTACTTTTAAATTATTCTGATATACCTTTAAAGCTAAATAGCTTTATTAGTATATTTTTAGAACGAATATTAGATTTACCGTTAGTTAATTCTTTTAATATATCAAAAATATTAAAATCAGCAACAAAAGAAGGAGATAAAGTAAAGAATAAAAGTAATATTAGAGCTATAACTACAGGATTAATTATATCAATTCCTATTTTAATAATTCTTTCTATGATATTAGCAGGAGCAGATAATATGTTTAATTATTATATAGCTAATATAGTAAAGTATATTAATGTAGATAATATAGTTACAATAGTTTTTAAGCTTTTAGTATCTTTAGTGGGAATGGCATTTTTATATAGTAGGAGCTATTATATATGTAGGATTAAATTATTCAAATTTAGATAA
- a CDS encoding DDE-type integrase/transposase/recombinase, which yields MDSIITYLITYNQYLIAIIGQLLLFISKHIPLNQMIFDDSNSPEYQKFKVDKLPTIIRFEKVDYILLLAYYKHKYNKTVKPVQRRNGKSIPKKTKCPKCGAPHEYIYDNNGSKGQFQCKVCGLTFKETNHTTKPIVFICPYCGATLTEQKQRKHFKIHKCNNSKCLYYQRNLKNLPKNIDPCDKYKYKLHYIYREFNINFFKMDLYPISKHATGFSFKKFSPHIMGLCLTYHVNCKMSTRQTAHVLKEVHGIKISHRTVANYALTAAAVIKPFVDTFDYKPSKILSADETYIKVKGIKHYVWIVMDACKRSILGYQVSDTRDTGPCILAMRMAFDKFKDFPGKALNFVADGYSSYPLAKQQFELEKNKEFNLTQVIGLTNDDPVSEEFRWVKQVVERLNRTFKSSYRGTCGYGSDEGALYGFSLWVAYYNFLRPHPYNYWRPLNELKQLDGIDNMSAKWQILISLGQQTILHMQESQTS from the coding sequence ATGGATTCAATTATAACTTATTTAATTACTTATAATCAATATTTAATTGCCATTATCGGTCAATTACTTTTATTCATCTCAAAACATATTCCACTTAACCAGATGATATTTGATGATTCTAATAGTCCAGAATACCAAAAATTCAAAGTAGATAAGCTACCCACAATTATTAGATTTGAAAAGGTAGACTATATATTACTTTTAGCTTATTACAAACATAAATATAACAAGACCGTAAAACCCGTCCAAAGACGGAACGGGAAGTCTATCCCTAAAAAAACTAAATGTCCTAAGTGTGGTGCACCACATGAATATATATACGATAACAATGGCAGTAAAGGACAGTTTCAATGTAAAGTTTGTGGTCTTACATTTAAAGAAACTAATCACACAACTAAACCAATAGTATTTATATGTCCTTATTGCGGTGCTACGCTTACGGAACAAAAGCAACGCAAGCACTTTAAAATACATAAATGCAATAATTCTAAATGCTTATACTATCAAAGAAATCTTAAGAATCTTCCAAAGAATATTGATCCTTGTGATAAATACAAGTATAAGCTTCATTACATATATCGTGAATTTAATATTAACTTCTTTAAAATGGATCTATATCCAATATCAAAACATGCTACCGGATTTAGTTTTAAGAAGTTTAGCCCGCATATAATGGGACTATGCTTGACTTATCACGTTAATTGTAAAATGTCTACAAGACAAACAGCTCATGTTTTAAAAGAAGTTCATGGAATAAAAATTTCACATAGAACTGTTGCTAATTATGCTCTAACAGCAGCTGCTGTTATTAAGCCGTTTGTTGATACCTTTGATTACAAACCCTCTAAAATACTTTCTGCCGATGAAACTTATATAAAAGTAAAAGGCATTAAGCATTATGTCTGGATTGTAATGGATGCTTGTAAAAGGTCTATTCTAGGTTATCAAGTATCTGATACAAGAGATACTGGCCCTTGTATACTAGCAATGCGTATGGCTTTTGATAAGTTTAAAGACTTCCCTGGAAAAGCTTTAAACTTCGTTGCCGATGGTTACAGTTCATATCCGTTAGCGAAGCAACAATTTGAATTAGAAAAAAATAAAGAATTTAATCTAACTCAAGTTATCGGACTTACTAACGATGATCCAGTATCTGAAGAATTTCGTTGGGTTAAGCAAGTTGTAGAGCGTTTAAACCGTACCTTTAAATCTTCCTACAGGGGTACCTGTGGTTATGGAAGTGATGAAGGTGCTCTTTATGGCTTCTCCCTTTGGGTTGCTTATTACAACTTCTTACGCCCGCATCCTTACAATTACTGGCGTCCTTTAAACGAATTAAAGCAACTAGATGGTATTGACAATATGTCTGCAAAGTGGCAAATTCTTATCAGTCTCGGTCAACAAACCATATTACATATGCAAGAATCACAAACTTCTTGA
- a CDS encoding DUF2975 domain-containing protein: MTCKVFYNTIFYNESYLNANEKVVFGVLLTIGISSLFLIVLELRKIIVTLIESDPFVRKNVDSFKKISMESFVISVCYIINFIFNLNLKNFKFIYVDNKGIHTDMKFLIFLFAGIFIFILAKVFEKAVEFKEENDFTV, encoded by the coding sequence ATGACATGTAAAGTTTTTTATAATACAATTTTTTATAATGAGAGTTATTTAAATGCTAACGAAAAAGTTGTTTTTGGAGTTTTATTAACAATAGGAATTAGTAGTTTGTTTTTAATAGTTTTAGAGCTTAGAAAAATAATAGTAACTTTAATAGAAAGTGATCCATTTGTAAGAAAAAATGTAGACTCTTTTAAGAAAATATCTATGGAATCATTTGTTATATCAGTATGTTATATAATTAATTTTATTTTTAATTTAAATTTAAAAAACTTCAAATTTATATATGTAGACAATAAAGGGATACATACAGATATGAAATTTTTAATTTTTTTATTTGCAGGTATATTCATATTTATATTAGCTAAGGTTTTTGAAAAGGCAGTAGAATTTAAGGAAGAAAATGATTTTACTGTATAG
- a CDS encoding helix-turn-helix domain-containing protein: MKIVVNLDVMMAKRKISLNELAERVGITNPNLSILKNNKAKAIRFSTLEAICRELNCQPGDILEYID, encoded by the coding sequence ATGAAGATAGTTGTTAATTTAGATGTAATGATGGCTAAAAGAAAAATTTCATTAAATGAATTAGCAGAAAGAGTTGGTATAACCAATCCTAATCTTTCTATACTTAAAAATAATAAAGCAAAGGCCATAAGATTTTCTACATTAGAAGCAATATGTAGAGAGTTAAATTGTCAGCCTGGAGATATATTAGAGTATATTGACTAG